From Danio aesculapii chromosome 18, fDanAes4.1, whole genome shotgun sequence, a single genomic window includes:
- the rnf7 gene encoding RING-box protein 2, translating to MAEMDDGDEPGLGHSHSGSSGSKSGGDKMFSLKKWNAVAMWSWDVECDTCAICRVQVMDACLRCQAENKQEDCVVVWGECNHSFHNCCMSLWVKQNNRCPLCQQDWVVQRIGK from the exons ATGGCGGAGATGGACGACGGTGATGAGCCAGGTTTAGGACACTCTCACAGCGGTTCTTCTGGGTCTAAATCAGGGGGCGACAAAATGTTCTCCCTGAAGAAGTGGAATGCGGTGGCCATGTGGAGCTGGGATGTGGAGTGTGACACCTGCGCTATTTGTCGCGTTCAAGTCATGG ATGCATGCTTGAGGTGTCAAGCTGAAAACAAACAAGAAGACTGTGTTG TGGTGTGGGGCGAGTGCAACCACTCCTTCCACAACTGCTGCATGTCCCTCTGGGTGAAGCAGAACAATAGATGCCCACTATGCCAACAGGACTGGGTGGTACAGAGGATCGGCAAGTGA